The Capra hircus breed San Clemente chromosome 12, ASM170441v1, whole genome shotgun sequence region CAGATCTCAATATCCATTCCTCTTTTCCAAATAACCTATTATCTCCTAGTGCCTGGAGTCCGGCCCACACAATCCTTGACTATAGTTTGTTTCCAAAACTATTGGTTACAGCTTCTGTAAAGATTGACACACAATCTCTGCTAGAAAAATCCCTCCCCAGGTAAAGCTCCTGGATTCAAGATGCCAAAATACGAAGTTCCTTATTTTCACACAATGAATTCATTATTGCAGTAACTTTATAGAGAAACAATTTGTTCAGTAAACAGTCTAAATAGTCAACCCAAGGGTCTCTCATGTCTGATTCTACCTCCTTGTATTTGGATGGCTCTGAACAAATGAcagtatttcagtattttaatttctcatcttttaaaaatggagagtctgtaaagcaattatctttcaattaaaaaaattaggaaaaaaataatgcaacaagggggaaaaaaagggagtCATTTCATAGAGCCAAAGAATATaataatcagtaaaaaaaaaatcctcatttatCTTAGAAATCATTTCTAAAAACTTTTACAGTAAGGATAGCCTTGGGGAAGGGGTCATTTTGTCAGTAACTGCCAAATTTTTAATGTACTTATCTTGACTCAGCAATTCTATTTCAAGGTGTTACACTGTGGTAGTTAGGAATAGCAAAAAATAGCAAACAACATGAATGACCATCAGTAATTATCAAATGTATTATGGAACATCATACCATGGAATGTCACTTGTATGTTTGAATTGTGTgactgaagaggaaaaaaaaagtacgaGAGTCTCTTTAACCCTTTCTCACTGATTTTCTCATCACTGTTGATTGGCTTTCATTCTCTGGATCCTGGACCCTGCCATCGTTCAAGCTGCCATAATTCCTCATATTATCCAGATCTGTACTACTACTTCCTCCTTTTCAGCCAGTTACATCTATAGTCCAAACCAATGACAtgactcaggcttccctggtggctcagatagtaaagaatctgcctacaatggaaacccagatttgatccctgggttgggaagctcccctggaaaagggaatggctaatcactccagtattcttgcctggaggatcccatggacagaggagcctagtgggcatgTAGTTTGTGGGGTCGCAGAATCAggcactgagtgactttcaattttACTGGTAGCTGTGATTCCAGACCAAATCCTACTAGAAGGTGGGGGCATGTTCTGGAGTATGGCCCATTAAATTATGCCTGTCATCCCATGTCCCGCGCCAGGGTGTATTGTTAAATAGCAGTGTTCCTAGAGCAAAGCCACGTTTTGCCTTGTTACTCCAGGGAGCAGCTTGGCTTAGACCCAGGGAACTTCCCAAGTTCTGGCAAGTGTTAGCTGCTCATGTCTTCGCTGTAACAAGCGGGCCAGTGAACCAGCTTGCATCTCTTGTTGCACAGGTATCCAGTTTCCTAgcttttatgttgttttaaaagCATTTCGAGTCAATTTATAGAAAATGGCAATGCATCaatgtgaaaaaattttaaataatttaccaCTTAACAGACTAGTTACTAGCCAATGGTTCACACTTGAGCAGCGGTTAATCCCAAGATTTAAACTGTAATGGATTTGTGCTAATTTATAGTTATACCATCAGTTATTTCAAGCCCTTTCAGAAGGCCTGTTACACTGAACAGACCTAAATTTGAACTGTCATGATTTATATGATGCCAATCAAGGGAGTCGCCCACACTTTCCATTCAGAAATTTCCGTCTTATATTTCCAGTGCATCTTCAATACATCTGGATACTACCCTAATgtcaaaaaatactgaaaaaaatcccCCAGGCTGTGAAGGAAGTATTTGCTGAACATCTTGTCACTCAGGCACTTTTCATCTTTGAGTATTACCCCTGCGGTGCACAGGACACGATTTCCAGATTAAGAAAATTAATACAGCAAATATCAGTAACTGATAGCAAGACCACAAGGACAATCATAGTAACTAACCAGCCAACAGCTCCCAACCTTTAggaaaacaatgttttaaaatcagCATGCCAATTttgttatagatttttaaaatgcagaaaatacTATTTATAGTTTAATCTGATGTGAAGAAAATCTTTATAGCCCATAGTGCTGTAACTATTTCTAAACACTGAAATAGTTCcgtgtgaacttttaaaaaaccaGCTCCAGTTAAACAAGGGTTTTCCACTAAATTATCTAAATTGCCTCCTACCTTCATTTATATGTGTTTTGGATACCCAAGTTCCAGGGTGTATCTTTGAATACTGAAGAGCTAGTATGTCTGAAGATTTAAGAGGGTTTTTGTCCATGTCTTCCTGTCAAGACCTGAATCCAGTTAGTTAACCCCAATAAAATCCTTGTTCCCATTCTCAACATCTTCTGCCACATAATACTCACTCAAGTTCCTCAGGGCAGAATTTATCCATTTAGGATTGCCTACTAGCAACAATTTCTATAGCTATAGAAAACTTGCATGTAAATCAGAGATAACGCCTTGTTCCTCTTGACCAAAAATCTGGTAAATTTTGACAATTTCAGCCTTCCTTTGATGTTCTCTCCTTTAGCTTAGAAAAGGGAAGTTCAGATTTATAATCACTATTCTCCTGCTTTTTACTTACATGTGCCTTGCTTTGGAAAACTATCTTATTCAGTAGTCTGAAAGCAAAATTAGTTTTTTCCTAATTCGTAGATACAGCAGCCTGAGAACACATGGAGTGTCTCATGGAAATCTTTTTTTATCAGCCCATTAACCTATTTATAAGGGTGAAGTGAGTATTTTTAAAGGGATAAACTTTGGCAGCCCTTACACTTAAAGGATGTTGCTAAGAGATATTaagataaaatatgtatataacaaAAATCTTAAGTGAAAGCCATTTAACTAATATTTAAAACCTCTGCAATTATTAGTTTATTAGTATCATTCAGGACTCAGATGTTCAGTATTCCTCCTGAAATTACATAAACAAATGCAAATGGAAAGAATCCAAGTCAAAATTATATAACAAAACAGCACTCCATCACAAAAGCGTGTAAAATTACAAGAACGCTATTTTAAAACACTGGCACTTTAAGAGAACAATAATCTCAAAAACCACAAAATTGCCAAATTGTTCCCTAAACTGCTAAGCAGATAAACATATGACCCTAATGAATGAGCTGGAGTTTTGTAAAGAAAAGTCAAATTCAAATAAATCAGTTAATTCATACTGAAATATAAAGTGTCTTCCTCCCTTGTCTATTCAATTTATAAAGGGGCAAACCATAATACAGGAAAATATACCTGATTTAAAATGTGGCATATAACTTTAAAAGTCGgtctaattaattaaaaataccttTAACCAAGGGTCTCAAGTTTCCTAAACAGTCTCTACTTGGATAAGCAGGAGAAGACATTTACAGCCAGCACTTTTTCCCAGAGCCTTTGCTGGGACAATCAACAAAAAAACAATATGGCAGTCTTGTATTTTAAGCTCACGCTTTTGGGGATACATTCTCGGGTCTTTAACGTGGGAACTGCAAATATAACTGCCATTACATGGTAATGGGAGTTAAAAAGTGTAGAGTCCTCATGTAAAGATTAGAACATACTTTTCTATTAGTCCTTCAAGGACAGACTTTCAAAATGTTTGATTCTAATAATCCCGTGCTGTGAATGGATTGGTTACTCTTCACTTGGTAAATGTAACTGGGCTATGTGAAATCCACTATCAGCTGGTCAAGATCTAAGTTTCGGTTATCGGTGAAAGCTGTCTCAACTCAACTTTTATTACCCTCACCACGGGTATATGCAGGGTGTGCAGACAAGAGCTGTCTATCAGCTAACTATATGAAAGAGAAACAGTGTAATAATTCGTGTGATCCAAAATGGGCAAAAGCAAAAGACTAGCTTCCCCTTAAGAAAAATTTTCAGACCTATGAAAAGGACAACAATActaataaaaaaaattgtatttacttaGAAGCATTCAGAATGTCAACAAAACAGctgcaactttttttctttttctttttttgcaattaCAGAGTGGTATTCAGTTAACAGAACAACAATTATTCGTAGAAGCTGCATCAGACAACTGAAGATGAAAAAACTACCATCCCCATATATAACTAATTTGTGCTGTGCACCAACAAGAACCTGCTTTCAATTTCCATGCCAATTTACAACCCCCATACTGTACCAGGCAAGGTTAGTGGCTATTGAAAATACCACCAGGACAGGGCTATCTAAAGACACATTCGGTAGTGTgttaactatacaaaaaaagacactgtacagtttaaaaacaaatcttaCACAGCcttacatttcaattttttttctttaaaaggagtGAGTTGTGTACAGGGGGGTTAAATGCTttatagacaagaaaaaaaaaactgcgcTAGAACCAACttattcatcatcatcatcttcttcttcctcctcatcctcttcatcttcttcttcctcctcatcctcttcatcttcctcatcttcctcctcttccttctttttcttgcttttttcagcCTTGACAACTCCCTTTTTTGCTGCATCAGGCTTCCCTTTAGCTCGGTATGCAGCAATATCCTTCCAAAATAAAGGCAGGAACAAAGTGGGACGAAAGACAAAACAGTTAAGGGGAGAAATAAAAGTAACATGGCAAAGCTTTATGGAAAAAACAAGGACTCAGATACACTAAAATACCATATATCTGCAGATTCACACCAACTTGGACTTTCACAAACACTCATAAAAATATTATGATAACTGTAAATAATCCAGAGCTCATGGTATGACATTGTCTAATATTTGCATTGCTATGCCTCACTGAAGTACAACTATGTACCACATCCAAACTTTAGTTTATTAAAACTAGAACGTAGAGACTGATTAAAGGGTAGACACTGCCACCTTCTGAATGCAAAAAAGCATTCTACAGGTTTATACTGACAGACCCTAATCTGTAGCAGGaaatctttccttaaaaaaaaaaaaaagttatctgcCACCAAGCATGCAATTAGGTTCAGAAACATCTAGAAATGGATATATTTCTCCAAAATGACTAAATAACCTAAAATCTAACTTTActtaatatttcaattaaaagtaTAAGGGGGGGCTTATAGCTTTTTCTTGTATCAATTTACTGTAcagatcaaaatattttaaactttctaaCTTACTCaagtttttatattaatataagggAGAGAACATAAGTGTTTCAGGGTGTTTATGAACATTATAGATCTGTATTACTTGGTCCAGTCTATTTTTATGTTGTGTGCCTGAACATTTAAAATGATGACAGTATCTGACTCAAAGTGACTACCAGAATTTTCATAAATTCACATGGTGGAGAATAACAAAACCAGCTTAAGTGTATATGGCCCTTGCCCAAGACAAATTACGTTAAGTCAAACAACTTTAACAATTTATTTGATCTACATTTTTTGAGAGATGGAAAGGGACCTGCAGACTACAGCTAATGGTGCAGTGAATAGTTGTTATACTCAAAACTGCACCACATGTATCAGAAAtcataaaataggaaaataaagctGCAGTACCAAGTACAGCTGTTCATCTAACATCTGGCATACTCTTTCATCACTACACCAAATCTGCACTGCTTACCTTTTCGTATTTTTCCTTCAGCTTAGCAGCCTTCTTCTCATAAGGCTGCTTGTCATCCGCAGCAGTGTTATTCCACATCTCTCCCAGTTTCTTTGCAACATCACCAATGGACAGGCCAGGATGTTCGCCTTTGATTTTTGGACGATACTcagaacaaaacaagaaaaaggccGAACTAAAAGGAGAGATTAAAAGGAGAGATTGAAGTTTAGAATTGCAGGTTTACCAACAACAATGTTGTACTACTATATAAAAGCTGCTTCTAATTTCTACCACATATTTGACAGGGTACAATGTTATAAAATGCTAAATATCCCTCACTAGACTTAATTTACACCATTATTTTAACTTACAACATTACTAGTTGAACATATACTATTTATTAGTGTTCCAAATGAACATTCTGCAATTACTCTTATGATTtctcaagaaataaaaagaatcaaaactACATTTAGAAGACATATTGGGTGAGGTCAGTATCTAATTTCACTGCTCTAACTAAAACTGCCACCCaacaaaaattttacaaaatttaaatataccAATACCACTTAGCTAAGAAACTTTGATTACAGACTGGAGATCCACAGGGTGGCTTGCTAAATTTGTTTACTATAAAATACTTCCTGAAAAATCAAAACAGGCAAGATACTTACGGAGGCCTCTTGGGTGCATTGGGATCCTTGaacttcttttttgtttccccTTTAGGAGGgatataagttttcatttctctttcgtAACGGGCCTTGTCCGCCTTTGCCATGTCttcaaattttcctttctctttagcAGACAtggtctgtaaaaaaaaaaattgtaaacttAAATAAGTTAACAAAATTTTAACCAGTTGTGAAGTGtggaaatgaataaaatcagTATCCTTTGCTAAAGAGATTTAGTAACCTGTTCCAACATCAACACCCACATTATGCAAATTGTaccaaggcttaaaaaaaaaaaaaacaaaatcgcAATTTGGAATTCAGCCTTTATTACTTACTCAGTAGGTGTTCAGCCCTCTTACCTTCCACCTCTCTGAGCACTTCTTAGAAAACTCTGAGAAGTTGACTGAAGCATCCGGGTGCTTCTTCTTGTGCTCCTCCCGGCAAGTTTGCACAAAGAATGCATATGATGACATTTTGCCTCTCGGCTTCTTAGGATCTCCTTTGCCCAtgattaattatttttctaaaaaataaaaaaacacaagtTTAATGTTAACAATGAAATTTATGGCACCTAAGAGCACTCTAACTTCTTGGGGAGTCAATGAACAGCATGGCACTGGTTATTAAACACGGCACCGGCATTAACCCCTCACAGTATCAAAGAAAATGTCAGGGATCGACAGTTCCTAGAAGAGTCTGCACCAACCCATTAAATGGTCCTCCAGTGGGATCTCAAAAAAAGTGTAGACACAATGGTACGCTCATACCGTATTTGTGACTTACGTTCCTGCATCTGTTTTGAATGTAATACTTAAGtggtcattaaatatttttttttcatgtaagaaATCATTGTTAATCAACAAATCCAAAGGTCAGAAAAGGAATGCTGCAGATTCATGCAGCTACATAAAGACTAGGTAAGAGCCAAAGTTGAGTAGACCTTTCCGGATTACGGGCCAGATTCCCCGTTCGTCTAAAGTTTTCCCCatgattgctttaaaatattctcttctcGGCACAAAACTTTGCCGGGAGGAGGGACCGTGGAAGCGGCAGCTCGGacccaggctgggggtggggtggggtgggggggttggcgGTGCTATTTGCGCGGCTGCCACTGCCAGGCAGCCTCGCTTCCTATCGGTTTGGCCCCGAGATGTATTTCGGTTCTGACTAAACACGTCCGGTCTGAAGTTTCTTCGAGTAAACAAGGATGAGGGACAAAAGCCACTCCTGCTCGTGGCTCgggctgccccccgcccccacccggggagtgtatatatatatatataaaagccacGAAAAGTTGGGGCGCCGCGCGGGGCGGGCTTCGCACACCTTCCCGCCACCCGGGTCCCCTTACTCCCGCCCGCTCGCCAACTTCGGGGCCGCGCGCTGGGAGGCCGCCACCCCCccggggggggtggggagagcgaCCGGGCCTCCAGGCCCGGTTCCCCGCGCGCGGGGCCCGCCACGTGCGCCCGCCGCCCCGCGCAGGCCCGCCGGCCTCCCCCATTTTGTCGGCTCGGCGGAGGGAGCAGCCCCGCTCGAAATGGGGGCTGGCTCCGCCCGCGGCCGCCGGGGCCGGCGCGCACGGAATGGCCGCTGCGCGTCTTCCCCGcctgcgccgccgccgccgcgaggGCGAGCGAGAGAATATGGCTCCttccctttgtgtgtgtatgtgtgtgagtgtgtgcgcgAGAGTGAGTGTGCGAGAGTGAGTGCGAGCGCCGGCGGGCGGGGTGCGCGGCGCGCTCTGGCGCACACACTCGGCCATGACGgccggggggaggggcggggggcgcgcggccggaccctccccctcccccgtccGCGGTGTGTGTGCGAGGGGGGGGCCGCCTCGGGAGGCGCCCCCGGCCCGCCGCTCCCCGTCTCCCTCCGCGCGGCCCGCCGCCCCCGCACTCGGGGGGACGCGGGGCtggcagaagaggaaaaaaaaaaagttgcctcGGAACTGCTGCGCCCAGCTTCccccccgcccgcgcccgccTTGTTTTCTCTCCAGCCAGCAGCGCCGGGCCGAGTCAGCCATGTTATCCAGCGAGCGCCGCGGCGCCGCTCCCCCCCGCCGCCCGGCCGCCGCGCCCGGCCCCGGGCTCGGGCTCAGGCCGGCGGGCCCGGCCCCGCGccgccgcccccggccccggccccgcgccgccgcccgcccgcagcgcccgcccgcccgcgctCGCTCGCCCGCTCGCCGCCGGCGCCCGGCTCTGCGGCGGCCAATGCAGCCGTGaagcgccgcccgcccgcccggcgGCCCGCCGCCCCCCGCGCACGCCGGCCGCCCGAACGCTCGGCCCCGAGGGTTCAAAAACacgttaaaaaaattttttttaatggagaaaaaaaaaaattttttttttttgcgccaGTCAGCGCGGACGCCGCCGAGGGTGGAAACTCGCGGGGCTCGGGGCTCGCGGCGCCTCAGGCGGCCCCGGGGGCCGGGGCTCCGGCGCGGGGCAGGGCTCCCGGCGCCCGAGGGGAGGCTCGCTCCGTGCGCAGTTTCCCCCCACGGTCCCCCCTCATTTGCCTTTGTGTGGATCCTGACCCGCCGGCTCCCGGCCGCGGGGATCCGGCTGCCGCGCGGGCTGAGGAGCTGCCGGAGGCGCTCTCCCCGCCGCGGCGCTGCCCCGGACTCACCCTCCGCGAGGCACAGAGTCGCCCAGTGCCCGTCCGGCTCTCACTTGCCCCGGCGCTGTCTCTATGGAGCTCAATGTACTGCAATGGCTGTGAGAGCGGGAGCCAGACGCAGCCTCCTCACTCTCTCCGCTCTGTAACATTACTCTCCAGCCAGCGCCGCGCCTATTGGCTACCGCCAACTCACGGGGCTCGCTCATTGGCCCGATACCTCCCATTGTCCTGACCAGAGCCCGCCTGCTATTGGCTGTCTCCGGGGACACGTCATCAAGGATTGAAACAGCGCGCAaatctgaatgtgtgtgtgtgccgggCAGAGAGGCTGAGGCgggagaggcagaggcagaggcagcaGCTGCTACGGGAAAGCAGAGCTCTatggtgtatgtgtgcatgtgtctaaCCCAAGCCAGCCCCACACCCGAGCGGCCGCCGGAGCGAAAAGGGCCTGACTTTTCCACAAGTGTCTCCAACTCCTCAGGCAAAAGAGACACCCACAGACCTCCCCCCCCTTCTCACCCCAAACTCACTTCCACAGCCGTTGAGATAAGAGGCCCCAGACTTTTAACAGACCTTCAAAAGTGAGAGCGACACGATGAGATCACGGTCCCCGAAAACCGGGGTTTCTGCTTGTGCAGAGGGGCGAAAGCAGCCAAGATTCGAACTTCTCAACCACATACGGTTGCATTACACTTTAGATCTCTGGAAAGGCAGGGCTTTTCCTATAAGAAAGTGACAACGATCCAGTCAGCCGCTTTTAAAACATCCCTGTTCTGGGCTATTAAGCCCGCACCGTCAGGTTTGCAGAGCAGCTGAAACCTTGAGTCACCCAACAGGCATTTAGTTTCATCCTTTTTCTTGGTTTGCTCGAGTTTCACAGCTTGTCTggaactttttatttaaatacaaagCCCTGTCTTAACTTCCTGGAAATCAAACGATTCTTCCATGAAATTAAAGTACAGCCACTTCATTTCGATACGGGGTACTCTAGCAGGAAATGTTTGGGAGGGCCTGCTAGAATTAGCAAATTCATTAGAGACCACATTTTTAACTGTTGGGCTGTTTTATTTGACTTGgtgtggattactgtgataatcaAACGAATCCTTGTGATGCTATCTTTCCTTCCCATCGCACCACTTAGTGCATCCATGTAACTGCTCTAGGGTTACAGGAGTTGTAGGTATATTGTTACCCGGAGGATTAGATGGAGGCAGAGAGTGCCCATGCCCAAATCCATAGGCTGTGGCTTCCCTAACCCACCAAGTTGGCTGGTTTTAACAGACAAACAGATTATGTCTGTGAGGAAAATGTGTGGGCTCTAATAACCAGTTCTGGAGACCATACGGTTATATCGGCCCTTTATGAAACTATTATCTATTGCTCTGTAGCCTGAGCAGACCACACCCCTATTCAGTTACAACAGACTTCCCTTTTTTTCACTCTCTAGTGGTATATTTATACACTTCTAAACCCACCAGCCAATTTCTCCAAATTTAACAGACCAAAGTTAAatcattttgttagtttttttcaTATATCCCATGTAAACATCCACAACATAATATGCTTTCTCAAATTTATTAAGCTACATGAGGACAGACAGAGAGATAACCTCTCCTAACTATGATTTTAATGCttactccttttaaaaaaatacataattgcTATCAGAGTTTATAGTCTTGGTGAGTGGACAATGCATGCTATATGaacatgaaaagaaataatactaaaaatatataaactagtATAATGTGCTTAAAGTTATTGgtgtttaaaaaagcaaacatctAAAGTTAACTTTTATACTGTTTTCATACATATATGCTCTTCTTTACTTCCC contains the following coding sequences:
- the HMGB1 gene encoding high mobility group protein B1, with amino-acid sequence MGKGDPKKPRGKMSSYAFFVQTCREEHKKKHPDASVNFSEFSKKCSERWKTMSAKEKGKFEDMAKADKARYEREMKTYIPPKGETKKKFKDPNAPKRPPSAFFLFCSEYRPKIKGEHPGLSIGDVAKKLGEMWNNTAADDKQPYEKKAAKLKEKYEKDIAAYRAKGKPDAAKKGVVKAEKSKKKKEEEEDEEDEEDEEEEEDEEDEEEEEDDDDE